One segment of Pseudomonas asgharzadehiana DNA contains the following:
- the gabP gene encoding GABA permease, which produces MNSLNSTDSNGQLAQGFKPRHVTMLSIAGIIGAGLFVGSGHAIAAAGPAVLLAYLASGLLVVLVMRMLGEMAVARPDTGSFSTYADQAIGPWAGFTIGWLYWWFWVLVIPIEALAAGHVLNQWFPQVDAWLFALLSIILLVITNLFSVAKYGEFEFWFAMAKVLAIMGFIGLGFSVLMGWVPDREASGLSRLMQEHGGFAPNGLSAVVGAFITIMFSFIGTEAVTIAAAESSNPAQNIAKATRSVIWRIGIFYLLSISIVISVVPWNDPLLASVGSYQRALELMNIPHAKFMVDLVVLIAVASCMNSSIYISSRMLFSLGKRGDAPQALKRTSTAGVPRAAVVASTIIGAGVTLLSYFMPAGLFQFLLASSGAIALLVYLVIAISQLRMRRLLRRQNVELTFRMWLFPWLTYLVIVFICLALGVMMVTPEHRTEVSSTIGLALVISLIGLLTARPHGPTAEPVSLGQS; this is translated from the coding sequence ATGAATAGCCTGAACTCCACGGATTCCAACGGCCAGTTGGCGCAAGGCTTCAAGCCGCGCCACGTGACCATGCTGTCCATCGCCGGCATCATCGGTGCCGGGTTGTTTGTCGGTTCCGGGCATGCCATTGCGGCCGCCGGGCCGGCGGTGTTGCTGGCCTATCTGGCCTCGGGGCTGCTGGTGGTGCTGGTGATGCGCATGCTCGGTGAAATGGCCGTGGCGCGGCCGGACACGGGCTCGTTTTCCACCTACGCCGACCAGGCCATCGGCCCTTGGGCGGGGTTCACCATCGGTTGGCTGTATTGGTGGTTCTGGGTGCTGGTCATCCCGATCGAGGCGCTGGCGGCCGGGCATGTGCTCAACCAGTGGTTCCCGCAGGTGGACGCGTGGCTGTTCGCCTTGCTGTCGATCATCCTGCTGGTCATCACCAACCTGTTCAGCGTGGCCAAGTACGGTGAGTTCGAGTTCTGGTTCGCGATGGCCAAGGTGCTCGCGATCATGGGGTTCATCGGCCTGGGTTTCAGCGTGTTGATGGGCTGGGTTCCCGACCGCGAGGCCAGCGGCCTCAGCCGGTTGATGCAGGAACACGGCGGTTTCGCACCCAACGGCCTGTCGGCGGTGGTGGGCGCGTTTATCACCATTATGTTCAGTTTCATCGGCACCGAAGCCGTGACTATCGCGGCGGCCGAGTCGAGTAACCCGGCGCAGAACATTGCCAAGGCCACCCGTTCGGTGATCTGGCGCATCGGCATTTTTTACCTGTTGTCGATTTCCATCGTCATTTCGGTGGTGCCGTGGAATGACCCGCTGCTGGCGTCGGTAGGTTCTTATCAACGCGCGCTGGAGTTGATGAACATCCCCCATGCCAAATTCATGGTTGACCTCGTGGTGTTGATCGCCGTGGCCAGCTGCATGAACTCCTCGATCTACATCTCTTCGCGCATGTTGTTTTCCCTGGGCAAACGTGGCGACGCACCGCAAGCGCTCAAACGCACCTCGACGGCAGGCGTGCCCAGGGCCGCGGTGGTTGCCAGCACCATCATCGGCGCGGGCGTGACATTGCTCAGTTACTTCATGCCGGCCGGGTTGTTCCAGTTTCTGCTGGCCAGTTCCGGCGCCATCGCGCTGCTGGTGTATTTGGTGATTGCCATCTCCCAACTGCGCATGCGCCGGTTGCTGCGTCGACAGAACGTCGAGTTGACCTTTCGCATGTGGCTGTTTCCCTGGCTGACCTACCTGGTGATCGTGTTCATCTGCCTGGCGCTGGGGGTGATGATGGTCACGCCGGAGCACCGTACCGAAGTGTCGTCGACCATTGGCCTGGCGCTGGTCATCTCCTTGATCGGCCTGCTCACGGCGCGTCCGCACGGCCCGACGGCCGAACCGGTTTCGCTGGGGCAATCCTGA
- a CDS encoding LysR substrate-binding domain-containing protein has translation MDRYHEMLMFRALSQRPSLASAARLLEVSGPTLVRAIARLEARLGVPLVVRSTRGVALTEAGAAFMADCSRILDDVEQAEAFAKGLHVQAQGSLRVHLPLLFSRYVMAPMLTRYMDLYPQVRLFAHYHDRLVNLHEEGVDVAVVMGHLPNSSLIARPVGQVRSIICASPAYLAAHGQPQVPHDLLQHRLIAVQAHQDKVQWPFQAGVETCLLKARPHLSCSTVQAAINAAAHGAGLVRCESYALYDYLQSGRLRRVLSACEPASIPVQVVYREGLKAPVRVRSLVDFLVDHLREHPALR, from the coding sequence ATGGACCGCTACCATGAAATGCTGATGTTTCGCGCCTTGTCGCAGCGCCCCAGCCTTGCCTCGGCGGCGCGCCTGCTGGAGGTCTCCGGCCCGACACTGGTGCGCGCCATCGCCCGCCTGGAGGCGCGGCTTGGCGTACCGCTGGTGGTGCGCAGCACGCGCGGTGTGGCGCTGACAGAAGCGGGCGCGGCGTTCATGGCTGACTGTTCGCGCATCCTGGATGACGTCGAGCAGGCCGAAGCGTTTGCCAAGGGCTTGCACGTGCAGGCACAAGGCAGCCTGCGGGTGCATCTGCCGTTGTTGTTCAGTCGTTATGTCATGGCGCCGATGCTGACGCGCTACATGGACCTGTACCCGCAGGTGCGGCTTTTTGCGCATTATCATGACCGCCTCGTCAACCTGCATGAGGAAGGCGTGGATGTGGCCGTGGTGATGGGGCATTTGCCCAACTCCTCGTTGATTGCGCGCCCGGTCGGGCAGGTGCGCTCGATCATCTGCGCCAGCCCGGCGTATCTGGCCGCCCATGGCCAACCCCAGGTTCCACACGACCTGCTGCAGCACCGACTGATCGCCGTGCAGGCCCATCAGGACAAGGTGCAATGGCCGTTCCAGGCCGGCGTCGAAACCTGCCTGCTCAAGGCGCGCCCTCACCTCAGTTGCTCCACCGTGCAGGCAGCCATCAACGCCGCTGCCCATGGCGCCGGGCTGGTGCGGTGCGAGAGTTATGCGCTGTACGACTATTTGCAGAGCGGGCGCCTGCGCCGGGTGTTATCCGCCTGCGAGCCGGCATCGATTCCGGTGCAGGTGGTATACCGCGAAGGCCTCAAGGCGCCGGTGCGTGTACGCAGCCTGGTCGATTTCCTGGTCGACCATCTGCGCGAGCACCCGGCGTTGCGCTGA
- a CDS encoding LysR family transcriptional regulator has translation MDRFQEMQVFVRVAEEEGFAAAARRLHISAPSVTRAIAAMEARIGTQLLARTTRSLHLTEAGQRYLEDCRRILSELDEAEQSASGGYSLPRGALTVTAPVLFGELYIAPLLADYLDLFPAVQVNALLVDRLVNLSEEGIDVAIRIGHLHDSQQHAIKVGEVRQVVCGAPVYFARHGRPSHPHELSRANVVMSSASTLLSDWHFRSDAGPLSVRVDPRLVVSANQAAIHVACEGWGLTRVLSYQVAQRVADGELSLVLEAFEPAALPIHVVYQNTTRVPAKVRTCVDFLVERLRQDFRLKPVHPGAA, from the coding sequence ATGGATCGCTTTCAAGAAATGCAGGTGTTTGTCCGCGTCGCGGAAGAAGAGGGTTTCGCCGCCGCGGCGCGTCGCCTGCACATTTCCGCGCCGAGCGTGACGCGGGCGATTGCGGCCATGGAGGCGCGCATCGGCACGCAGTTGCTGGCGCGAACCACGCGCAGCCTGCACCTGACCGAAGCGGGCCAGCGCTACCTGGAAGACTGCCGGCGCATCCTGAGCGAGCTGGACGAGGCGGAGCAATCCGCCTCGGGCGGCTACTCCTTGCCGCGCGGCGCCCTCACAGTGACCGCGCCGGTGCTGTTCGGCGAACTCTACATCGCACCGTTGCTGGCTGATTACCTCGACCTGTTTCCCGCCGTACAGGTCAACGCATTGCTGGTCGACCGGCTGGTTAACCTGTCGGAGGAAGGCATCGATGTGGCCATCCGCATCGGCCATCTGCACGACAGCCAGCAGCACGCGATCAAGGTCGGTGAGGTGCGCCAGGTGGTTTGCGGCGCGCCGGTGTATTTTGCGCGTCACGGTCGGCCCAGCCATCCCCACGAGTTGAGCCGCGCCAATGTGGTGATGTCCAGCGCCAGCACGCTGCTGAGCGACTGGCACTTTCGCAGTGATGCCGGCCCCTTGAGCGTGCGCGTGGACCCACGCCTGGTGGTGAGTGCCAACCAGGCGGCGATCCATGTCGCCTGTGAGGGCTGGGGGCTGACCCGGGTGTTGTCCTATCAAGTGGCGCAACGTGTGGCCGATGGCGAGCTGAGCCTGGTGCTCGAAGCGTTCGAGCCTGCCGCGTTGCCGATTCATGTGGTGTACCAGAACACCACACGGGTGCCGGCCAAGGTGCGCACCTGCGTGGACTTTCTGGTCGAGCGTCTGCGCCAGGATTTCAGGCTCAAGCCTGTACACCCCGGCGCCGCGTGA
- a CDS encoding glutathione S-transferase family protein: MSRNPIKLYRHPLSGHAHRVELMLSLLGLPTELISVDLANGAHKTREFLALNRFGQVPVIDDNGTVLADSNAILTYLAVKYGDGQWLPADALGQARVQRWLSVAAGQIHAGPATARLITVFGAAYNAEDAIARSHALLKVMEEELGDSPFLAGSARTIADIAAYTYVSHAPEGNVDLSDYPQVRAWLGRIEALPGFAGMQRTAIGLQQA; encoded by the coding sequence ATGTCCCGCAACCCGATCAAACTGTACCGCCACCCTCTGTCCGGCCACGCCCACCGGGTCGAGTTGATGCTGTCGCTGCTGGGCTTGCCCACCGAGCTGATCTCGGTGGACCTGGCCAACGGCGCGCACAAGACCCGCGAATTCCTGGCCCTCAATCGCTTTGGCCAAGTGCCGGTCATCGACGACAACGGCACGGTGTTGGCCGATTCGAATGCCATCCTCACCTACCTTGCCGTCAAGTACGGCGATGGCCAATGGTTGCCCGCCGACGCGCTGGGGCAGGCCAGGGTGCAGCGTTGGTTGTCGGTAGCGGCCGGGCAGATCCATGCGGGCCCTGCCACGGCGCGGTTGATCACGGTGTTCGGTGCAGCGTATAACGCCGAGGACGCGATCGCGCGCTCCCACGCCTTGCTCAAGGTCATGGAAGAAGAACTGGGCGACAGCCCCTTCCTGGCCGGCAGCGCGCGAACCATCGCCGATATCGCCGCCTACACTTACGTGTCCCACGCGCCGGAAGGCAATGTCGACTTGAGCGACTACCCGCAGGTGCGTGCATGGCTGGGCCGCATTGAAGCGTTGCCCGGTTTTGCCGGCATGCAACGTACCGCCATAGGCCTGCAACAGGCGTGA
- a CDS encoding 2Fe-2S iron-sulfur cluster-binding protein: MDEISTPPASPWHAGELALQRSVGAVDMMAGVGQRQMARDWMPDQHREFYAQLPFVVLGSVDRQGDVWATLRSGQPGFMQSPTPQTLRITLAPQPQDPAQEGLGEGRAIGMLGIELHTRRRNRMNGIVRRQLKQGVEIEVTQAYGNCPRYINLRQYRVVDEQPGPVVELPANDPLIRRLVTTADSFYVATYVIRDGQMQVDASHRGGLPGFVRVEADGSLTVPDFSGNLFFNTLGNILLNPRAGLVFVDFASGDLLQMSGSAQVLLDDPEIAAFQGAERLWRFTPQRSVYRKAALGLRWEDQAEGVSPSSLMTGNWSQAAERFKAQALSAQWRALRVARVVDESVHIRSFYLHADDGAGLPVYAPGQHLPVRVTLPGHAAAVIRTYSVSSAPSDDFLRISVKRDGAVSSHLHAQLQVGDRLQVRAPQGHFTVRPAERRPLVLLGAGVGITPLLSMLREVVYEGKRINRMRPTWLIQSARTVQELAFTDELKALLARAGDKLHWLRVVSQAPGPGPGYDAVGRIDISLLKSVLPLDDYDYYLCGPGTFTQALYDGLRALRIPDERIHAETFGPSTLVRDSEVSVAAAPQTPVSSEAVKVLFATSAKEARWEPGAGTLLELAEARGLTPPFSCRGGSCGTCKSTLRRGQVHYLNTPAEPLAPNEVLICCAVPAQGSEPLVLDI; encoded by the coding sequence ATGGATGAGATCTCGACACCGCCGGCCTCACCGTGGCACGCGGGCGAACTGGCCTTGCAACGCAGCGTGGGCGCGGTAGACATGATGGCCGGCGTGGGCCAGCGGCAAATGGCACGCGACTGGATGCCAGACCAGCACCGCGAGTTCTATGCGCAACTGCCCTTTGTGGTGCTGGGCAGCGTGGACCGCCAGGGCGATGTGTGGGCGACCCTGCGCAGCGGGCAGCCGGGCTTCATGCAGTCGCCCACCCCGCAAACCCTGCGGATTACGCTGGCGCCGCAACCCCAGGACCCGGCCCAGGAGGGCTTGGGCGAGGGGCGTGCGATCGGCATGCTGGGCATCGAGTTGCATACCCGACGCCGCAACCGCATGAACGGCATTGTGCGTCGCCAACTCAAGCAGGGCGTTGAGATCGAAGTCACCCAGGCCTATGGCAACTGCCCGCGTTATATCAACCTGCGCCAGTACCGCGTGGTCGACGAACAGCCTGGCCCTGTGGTCGAGTTGCCCGCCAACGACCCGTTGATCCGGCGCCTGGTGACCACGGCGGACTCGTTCTATGTGGCCACTTACGTGATCCGCGACGGCCAGATGCAGGTCGATGCGTCCCATCGCGGCGGGCTGCCCGGCTTCGTGCGCGTGGAGGCGGACGGCAGCCTGACCGTGCCGGATTTCTCCGGCAACCTGTTCTTCAACACCCTGGGCAATATTCTGCTGAACCCGCGTGCGGGCCTGGTTTTTGTCGATTTTGCCAGCGGTGACCTGTTGCAAATGAGCGGCAGCGCCCAAGTGCTGTTGGATGACCCCGAAATCGCCGCGTTCCAGGGCGCCGAGCGGCTGTGGCGGTTTACCCCGCAACGCAGCGTCTACCGCAAGGCCGCGCTCGGGTTGCGCTGGGAAGACCAGGCCGAAGGGGTGTCTCCCAGCTCACTGATGACCGGCAATTGGTCGCAGGCCGCCGAACGGTTCAAGGCCCAGGCCCTCAGCGCGCAATGGCGGGCGCTGCGGGTGGCGCGGGTGGTTGATGAAAGTGTACACATCCGCTCGTTTTACCTGCACGCCGACGACGGTGCGGGGCTGCCGGTCTATGCGCCGGGGCAGCATCTGCCGGTGCGCGTGACATTGCCGGGCCACGCGGCGGCGGTGATTCGCACCTACAGCGTCTCCAGTGCGCCGTCCGATGATTTCCTGCGCATCAGCGTCAAGCGCGACGGCGCGGTGTCTTCGCATTTGCATGCGCAGCTTCAGGTTGGCGACCGGCTGCAAGTGCGGGCGCCCCAGGGGCACTTCACGGTGCGGCCCGCCGAGCGTCGGCCGTTGGTGTTGCTGGGCGCCGGCGTGGGGATCACGCCGTTGCTGTCGATGCTGCGCGAGGTGGTATACGAAGGCAAACGCATCAACCGCATGCGCCCGACCTGGCTGATCCAAAGTGCGCGCACGGTGCAGGAGCTGGCGTTTACCGATGAACTGAAGGCGCTGCTGGCACGAGCCGGGGACAAGCTGCATTGGTTGCGGGTTGTCAGCCAGGCGCCTGGGCCGGGGCCGGGCTACGACGCGGTGGGCAGGATCGACATTTCGCTGCTCAAGTCGGTGCTGCCGTTGGATGACTACGACTATTACCTGTGCGGCCCCGGCACCTTCACCCAGGCGCTGTACGACGGCCTGCGCGCGCTGCGTATCCCGGACGAGCGCATTCATGCCGAAACCTTCGGGCCATCCACGCTGGTACGCGACAGCGAGGTGAGCGTGGCCGCGGCGCCACAAACGCCGGTCTCCAGCGAAGCGGTGAAAGTGCTGTTTGCCACCTCCGCTAAAGAGGCGCGCTGGGAACCCGGCGCCGGCACCTTGCTGGAGCTGGCCGAAGCGCGTGGCCTCACGCCGCCCTTCAGTTGTCGCGGCGGTTCGTGCGGCACCTGCAAATCCACCTTGCGCCGTGGCCAGGTGCATTACCTCAACACCCCCGCCGAGCCTTTGGCGCCCAACGAAGTGCTGATCTGCTGCGCCGTGCCGGCTCAGGGCAGCGAGCCGCTGGTGCTGGACATCTAA
- a CDS encoding VOC family protein: MDLKFSHVDVLVANLEDACAYYAQTLKARISRTFIWDRGGLHVRYAVALMGQERFMLVQPIAGNLRELLDAHGEGMIYRHCYSTPDIEVAYDELVASGVQPEDENGQPLAKQNLQTPAGGRIIWLPKRFGHFSIEILEEKGLDAFIEAAFAD, translated from the coding sequence ATGGACCTGAAATTCAGTCACGTCGACGTACTGGTCGCCAACCTTGAAGACGCCTGCGCCTACTACGCGCAAACCCTCAAGGCGCGTATTTCCAGGACTTTCATCTGGGACCGGGGCGGCCTGCATGTGCGTTATGCCGTGGCGCTGATGGGCCAGGAGCGCTTCATGCTGGTTCAGCCGATCGCGGGCAACCTGCGGGAATTGTTGGACGCCCATGGCGAAGGCATGATCTATCGTCATTGCTACTCGACGCCGGACATTGAGGTTGCTTACGACGAACTGGTGGCCTCGGGCGTGCAACCCGAAGATGAAAATGGCCAGCCATTGGCGAAGCAAAACCTGCAAACGCCGGCCGGCGGGCGCATTATCTGGCTGCCCAAGCGCTTTGGGCATTTCTCTATCGAGATCCTCGAAGAGAAGGGCCTGGACGCGTTCATCGAGGCGGCGTTCGCCGATTGA